From the genome of Mercenaria mercenaria strain notata unplaced genomic scaffold, MADL_Memer_1 contig_4781, whole genome shotgun sequence:
CGCGAAACAGTTGTAACCGCACTCTTTTTCCCCTCTGTTCAAAGATAATCTGCTctaacagaacaaaaaaaaaaaaaaaaaaaaaacaacaacaaaatacaaaaggAAACTTAGTATTAAGAACGTAATATCAACTGTCCTTTACTAGTGCAAAACTACGTTCGTACGCTTTTTCCTTTTTGTCAATCAAAGAAGCTGCTGTTTCTAAACCAGTTTACTATACAACAACTCTTAGATAAGAATGACAAGGTAACAATAACATTATCTATAATATGGATTCAGTTCCAATAGTTTTGTACCAATGCAAAATTAGACATTTTTGTTCTAAACATCTATAAGAACAATAGTTTCGTACTGAGAATGTCAGTTACAGTGATTTCGCGCTGAGCTTACAAAAAAGTCCGTGAAAACGCGTACTTCTAAAAGTAATGGGGCCGATTCAATGTCTATGTTCCGTGTCCATGTCCGTCTTTGTAATGAACAGTGTTCGATTTTTCATAGACACGGAATCTAGATAATCTGAGAAACAGGCTCCTTTATCTATGAAGTCTTCAAGCCTGTTATACACTTTATGAATTTTTTTCACATTACTAAGTTTTCCACATAATTCACAACTTGACTGAAAAAGGGATTTTTCTAACTTTAGGACAGTTTTATACTTATCTTTATTTCTTAGATATTGGCTATAAAGCTCAATACTGTTATTAACCTTAAGCAAAAAGTCAGCTAACTGTTGAATTGATGCAAATGATGACGTGTCAATAAAAGTTGTTTTGTCTAAATATCTTGAATAGTTTAGCCCGCCTCTGACGATCAGCACAGTATCCATTTCATAATATCGAAAAAACTTTTCTGTAATATAATCTTTGCAAATGTTGTTTTCAAAAGATAAGTAAAATTTATAATGCTTATTTATCACCTCTTGTGTATTACTAGATTCATATCTCTGCTTACTTTTGGAGCACTTCCCATAAATATCGACAGGAACACCTGCACTGATAAGTCTTGTAACAAACTTTTCCCGCCGACTTTTCGTATTGCAGTGGCTAACGACCCAAGCAGcaatttttgtctttcttttgaaaatatcGCCATAGTCTCGTTTTTGTACAGTCTTAAGTTTTGCCAATTTGCCATACGGCAAAAATATGTCAGAATCAACTCTGTAACTCCATGACCAATTCATCGTTTTGTGCCAAATTGTGTCCGTATACCATTTCCTTTTTTCAAAAGGCGGTGCTTCTGTTCGAAAGAAAATCCATACCTGATTAGAATTGCGCCTATTTACCATGGATTTTAAGTTATCCGGAAGTTTTGCATCCGTGCTAAATattaaagcattcattttctccaAATGTTGATGCGATAAGGTAATCCTGCAATTCGGATATGGACATTTATTGTCCaggtatttatttacattatctaAATTAACCCACCTTGGTTTGTTTACCCATGAAATCAGAAACTTCTTATCTGATAATAGCATAGTTGAAACGCTTGATACTCTAGTctcatacaaaataaatttcgAATTAATTTCACCGCTGTCCAAATTACTTTGAACCTCGTATCCTATTTTATATGTGTGACTTTTAAATAACGTTTTTTGTTTATGTACACGGACGTGAAAAGTCCATAACatgataatagtaataaacaAAGAAAGAGTAATAACATTACGTAAACGTATCGGATGCATTATCTTAATAAAAACACGCATGAATACCATTTTCTTGCTAAGTTAATCCAGCgagtaaaatatctgtatttctcCTTACTACTCGTATCAAATGAATGTTGAGTAAATCTTCTtgtgaaattaaatatatttgatgaaatcTAAGAAGTCATAAAAGGTCTCCGATTGTAGAATCAATATGTCTTACGAAGTCCCAGTTCTGAAAGacaaaagaagtaaaatcttacaAAACATTACAAAGTTACCATTACAAGCTAttactattcgaagaatagtcgagctatcctactcgcccagACGTCGACGtgagcgtgagcgtgagcgtcacacaaatattaaagtttgcgtaccaccccaaatattttcaaagtccattatgatattgctttgatatCTTGCATACTTGTTAAacatcataaccccagtctggaaaaaggaggaggcaactctatcaagcattttgactaaattatggccccttttcgacttagaatatgcttattgtaatgttaaagtttgcgtgccactacaaatattttcaaagtccattgagatattgctatgatattttgcatacttgttaaccataatgaccccagtctgtataaaggaggaggcaactcaatcatgcattttgtctgaattatggcccctttacgACTTAGAATATGCATAAtgtcatgttaaagttttactcatagcttatattatactatcaagcactgagaatagtcgaacACGCTGTccatggacagctcttgttattttacatCCTAATCAGTTCGGAGTAATAGTTCTGCCTTTTCAACTAAGCATactctttttttataaataatgtgTATATGCTACTAAAGAAAAAGGAgaaaaattccttccttttgcGAAACATAAGAACGTGTGTCAACGTAGAGTTTCACTAATAACGTGTATATTGTATCAATGAAAATAGTCGAACGTTCTTTCCTGTTGTGCATGTTTAGAATTCATGAAATTCTATAACGACTTTTTTGTAGGTTCAGATATGCATCTTTCTAATCCATTTTATTCTAATCAAGAAGGAAAGA
Proteins encoded in this window:
- the LOC123565913 gene encoding alpha-(1,3)-fucosyltransferase fut-6-like, with product MVFMRVFIKIMHPIRLRNVITLSLFITIIMLWTFHVRVHKQKTLFKSHTYKIGYEVQSNLDSGEINSKFILYETRVSSVSTMLLSDKKFLISWVNKPRWVNLDNVNKYLDNKCPYPNCRITLSHQHLEKMNALIFSTDAKLPDNLKSMVNRRNSNQVWIFFRTEAPPFEKRKWYTDTIWHKTMNWSWSYRVDSDIFLPYGKLAKLKTVQKRDYGDIFKRKTKIAAWVVSHCNTKSRREKFVTRLISAGVPVDIYGKCSKSKQRYESSNTQEVINKHYKFYLSFENNICKDYITEKFFRYYEMDTVLIVRGGLNYSRYLDKTTFIDTSSFASIQQLADFLLKVNNSIELYSQYLRNKDKYKTVLKLEKSLFQSSCELCGKLSNVKKIHKVYNRLEDFIDKGACFSDYLDSVSMKNRTLFITKTDMDTEHRH